One window of the Streptomyces sp. NBC_00259 genome contains the following:
- a CDS encoding geranylgeranyl reductase family protein: MSSENADAVSGQGEPVWDVVVVGAGPAGASAAYAAAVAGRRVLLLEKAELPRYKTCGGGIIGPSRDALPPGFELPLKDRVHAVTFSMNGRLTRTRRSRRMLFGLINRSEFDASLVEHAEKAGAVLRTGATVSRVEQHGPAVPDRRTVAVVLADGETVLARAVVGADGSASRIGAHVGVRMDQVDLGLEAEIPVPATVAEDWAGRVLIDWGPMPGSYGWVFPKGDVLTVGVISARGEGAATKRYLEDFIARLGLAGFEPAVSSGHLTRCRADDSPLSRGRVLVCGDAAGLLEPWTREGISFALRSGRLAGEWAVRVAEANDAVDARRQALNYAFAIKAGLGVEMGVGRRMLAVFERRPGILHAAITGFRPAWKAFADITRGATSLAGLVRTHPLARRALEAMDRSGPVAVARDHEAREEPGGSGEPESDGARVTP, from the coding sequence GTGAGCAGCGAGAACGCAGATGCCGTCAGCGGCCAGGGCGAGCCGGTGTGGGATGTCGTCGTGGTCGGCGCAGGGCCCGCGGGAGCGTCGGCGGCCTATGCCGCCGCGGTCGCGGGCCGTCGGGTGCTCCTTCTGGAGAAGGCCGAGCTGCCCCGCTACAAGACCTGCGGCGGCGGGATCATCGGGCCCTCACGGGACGCTCTGCCGCCCGGTTTCGAACTGCCCCTGAAGGACCGGGTGCACGCGGTCACCTTCTCGATGAACGGCCGGCTGACGCGTACACGCCGCTCGCGCCGGATGCTCTTCGGGCTCATCAACCGTTCCGAGTTCGACGCGAGCCTGGTGGAGCACGCGGAGAAGGCGGGCGCGGTGCTGCGTACGGGAGCGACCGTCTCCCGGGTCGAGCAGCACGGACCGGCGGTTCCCGACCGTCGTACGGTCGCGGTCGTCCTCGCGGACGGAGAGACGGTGCTCGCGCGGGCCGTCGTCGGCGCGGACGGCAGCGCCAGCCGGATAGGAGCCCATGTCGGGGTCAGGATGGACCAGGTGGATCTGGGCCTGGAGGCCGAGATCCCGGTGCCGGCGACCGTCGCGGAGGACTGGGCGGGGCGGGTGCTCATCGACTGGGGCCCGATGCCCGGGAGTTACGGCTGGGTGTTCCCCAAGGGCGATGTGCTGACCGTCGGGGTGATCTCGGCACGCGGCGAAGGGGCCGCGACGAAGCGCTATCTGGAGGACTTCATCGCCCGGCTGGGGCTTGCCGGCTTCGAGCCGGCCGTCTCTTCCGGGCATCTGACCCGCTGCCGCGCCGACGATTCGCCGCTGTCGCGCGGACGGGTGCTGGTGTGCGGTGACGCGGCGGGACTGCTGGAGCCGTGGACCCGCGAGGGCATCTCGTTCGCCCTGCGTTCCGGCCGGCTCGCGGGGGAGTGGGCGGTCCGGGTCGCGGAGGCGAACGACGCGGTCGACGCGCGCCGCCAGGCGCTGAACTACGCCTTCGCCATCAAGGCCGGGCTGGGCGTCGAGATGGGCGTCGGCCGGCGGATGCTCGCGGTGTTCGAGCGGCGCCCGGGAATCCTGCACGCGGCGATCACCGGCTTCCGGCCGGCCTGGAAGGCGTTCGCCGACATCACGCGCGGTGCGACGTCGCTGGCCGGTCTCGTGCGCACCCACCCGCTCGCACGGCGGGCCCTGGAGGCGATGGACCGCAGCGGGCCCGTCGCCGTGGCGCGGGACCATGAGGCGCGCGAGGAGCCGGGAGGCAGTGGCGAGCCGGAGTCCGACGGGGCGCGCG
- a CDS encoding dipeptidase gives MTANPIAETVASLMPRAKAELTELVAFESVADPAVAPRSECEAAANWVADALRAEGFQDVELLDTPDGSQSVYGLLPGPEGAPTVLLYAHYDVQPKLDESAWITPPFELTERNGRWYGRGAADCKGGFIMHLLALRALKANGGVPVSVKVIVEGSEEQGTGGLERYAEAHPELLTADAIVIGDTGNFRVGLPTVTATLRGMTMIRLTIDTLEGNLHSGQFGGAAPDALAALIRVLDSLRAEDGSTVIEGLTADSVWEGLQYPDADFRKDAKVLDGVDLIGHGTVADRIWARPAVTVIGIDCSPVAGATPSVPASARAQISLRVPPGQDAAEATKLLFAHIEKHTPWNARVSLEQVGQGQPFLADVNSPAYTSMADAMRIAYPGEEMQSAGMGGSIPLCNTLAELYPQAEILLIGLSEPEAQIHAVNESVSPEELERLSVAEAHFLVNYARSKQG, from the coding sequence ATGACCGCCAATCCGATCGCCGAGACCGTCGCATCCCTGATGCCCCGCGCGAAGGCGGAGCTCACGGAACTCGTGGCGTTCGAATCGGTGGCGGATCCGGCCGTGGCACCCAGGAGCGAGTGCGAGGCCGCCGCGAACTGGGTCGCGGACGCACTGCGCGCCGAGGGCTTCCAGGACGTGGAGCTGCTCGACACCCCCGACGGCTCCCAGTCCGTGTACGGTCTGCTGCCCGGTCCCGAGGGCGCGCCGACCGTGCTGCTGTACGCGCACTACGACGTGCAGCCGAAGCTCGACGAGTCGGCGTGGATCACGCCCCCGTTCGAGCTGACCGAGCGGAACGGCCGTTGGTACGGGCGCGGCGCCGCCGACTGCAAGGGCGGCTTCATCATGCACCTGCTCGCGCTGCGCGCCCTCAAGGCGAACGGCGGCGTGCCGGTCTCGGTCAAGGTCATCGTCGAGGGCTCGGAGGAGCAGGGCACCGGCGGTCTCGAGCGGTACGCCGAGGCCCACCCGGAACTGCTCACGGCCGACGCGATCGTGATCGGCGACACCGGCAACTTCCGGGTGGGACTGCCGACCGTGACGGCGACGCTGCGCGGCATGACGATGATCCGCCTCACGATCGACACCCTCGAGGGCAATCTGCACTCCGGGCAGTTCGGCGGCGCGGCCCCCGACGCGCTGGCCGCGCTGATCCGCGTCCTCGACTCGCTGCGCGCCGAGGACGGCTCGACGGTGATCGAAGGACTCACCGCGGACAGCGTCTGGGAGGGACTCCAGTACCCGGACGCCGACTTCCGCAAGGACGCGAAGGTCCTGGACGGCGTGGACCTGATCGGGCACGGCACGGTCGCCGACCGTATCTGGGCGCGCCCCGCCGTCACGGTGATCGGCATCGACTGCTCCCCGGTCGCCGGTGCGACCCCGTCCGTTCCGGCGAGCGCCCGCGCCCAGATCAGCCTGCGGGTGCCGCCCGGCCAGGACGCGGCCGAGGCGACGAAGCTGCTGTTCGCGCACATCGAGAAGCACACGCCGTGGAACGCGCGGGTGAGCCTGGAGCAGGTCGGCCAGGGCCAGCCGTTCCTCGCGGACGTGAACAGCCCGGCGTACACGTCGATGGCCGACGCCATGCGGATCGCCTACCCGGGCGAGGAGATGCAGAGCGCCGGCATGGGCGGCTCGATCCCGCTGTGCAACACCCTCGCCGAGCTCTACCCGCAGGCGGAGATCCTGCTGATCGGGCTGAGCGAGCCGGAGGCGCAGATCCACGCCGTCAACGAGAGCGTCTCGCCCGAGGAGCTGGAGCGGCTGTCGGTCGCCGAGGCGCACTTCCTGGTGAACTACGCGCGCTCGAAGCAGGGTTAG